From Proteus vulgaris:
AATCATAACGGTCATTATTTTTTGATAGCACACGCACAACGCGACTTGGAATATCACCGATATGTGTTCTACCTGCATCGATAAAGTTATAATATCCCGATAACTCATTGAAATCTTGGTAGATAATAGCTGGAATATAATCAACAATATGATCATTTCTCAAGCTAAAGGCATCTAATCCTGGCTCAAAATAACTAATTTCATTACCACGTTGAACAATTTCACGACGTGTACTGTCCATTTGCATTAGTTGTGCAAGGGGTTTGTCATCAATAAGAGTATGACGATAGCGAATAGGGACAATACCTTGAGAATTGATATTGATAAAAGATAATTCATAGGTAGAAGTTTGACTTGTATGACCCATCTTTTGCAACAAAGCCTCGACACTACCCGTTTGAGGTTGTGCCAAGGCTTGTATCGACATTGACAGGCTGCCCACCAATAATAAGGCGGATAACCATGATTTTTTCATTACGACTGTTTCATTCCCACACGTTATTTATACATTTACGTCGTTATTATTGCTGTGCAGCTACTGGTTGAGTGACACCTTGCTCATTCGCAGGTGCTTCATTTTGTGGTGCATTATAAATACGACGATCTAACTCGTACTGTTGCAACATTAAGCCAAGGCGCTGATTGCGCTCTTGTAAACGTGTTTGCTGGTCTTTGCCTAAAGTATCGTTTTGAAGATTTAAACTCACTGGCGCACCTGAACCCATAATAGGTTGGGTATTAAATACAGGAGTGTCTACTTGGAAATCTTCAGAACCATTCTTTCCATTATATTGCTGAACACCAACAATAACAGCTAATGAAACACAAGCCGCGACACCGATTTGAGTTAACTGACTTGCCCAAGGACGTAACGTTTGTAAGAAAGAGTGCTGACGCCATTGTGATGGCGCAGGTTGCTGCTCTCGTTGTTGTTCAGGACTTATGCGGACAGGCTCATTCTCTAAAGCGAGCGCAACGCGACTTGCGATATCAAAGTGGACTACTTCACCTACATCACCACGCATTGTGTCACGAATTAAATGGTAACGTTGCCATGTCTCTTTCATGGAGTCATCACGCGCAATTGTTCCCATTAATTCTTTATCAAGAACTTCGCCATCCATAAATGCAGAAAGTTTTTCTTTTTGCATGTAAAAGTACCCTTCAGTCAATGATGGTTCACCCACAATCAAAACTCTTGTATTAATGGTTGAACCTTATTATCAATAGCTTCTCGCGCCCTAAAAATACGTGAACGTACTGTTCCGACAGGGCAATCCATAATGACGGCTATCTCTTCATAGCTCAGTCCGTCAAGTTCCCGAAGTGTTATAGCAACCCTTAGATCTTCAGGTAATGACTCTATGGTGTGAAAAACCACTCTCCGTAACTCTTCAGACAACATTAAATTCTCAGGGTTCGAAATTTCTTTTAATGCGTTTGGTGATTCAAAATTTTCGACATCACTCGCATCTAAATCATTTGAAGGCGGACGTCGCCCTTGTGCCACCAGATAATTTTTTGCGGTATTCACCGCAATGCGGTAAAGCCATGTATAAAAAGCACTATCACCACGAAAAGAACCTATGGCTCGGTAAGCTTTAATAAAGGCTTCCTGCGAAACATCTGGCACATCACCCTGTGGTACATAACGGGAAATCAGGCTTGCTACCTTGTGTTGATAGCGGATAACCAGCAAATTAAACGCATTCTGGTCACCATTTTGTACCTTTTCAACCAACATTTGGTCCGTTAACTGCTCGCTCATTAGAGATGGACTCTCCCGAAGTCAAGCTTCGCACTATTTTTAAATGACTCCGTCATATTTACTCTCGTTATTCCTTCTCGTTTTTTATGAGCTACATGACTTAGAGCGTAAAAATAGTATGAAGTTCAATTCAATCATTATTTTAAGAGATGAATCACAAAAAAATTATCATGGTGATCACCAGCCAATATGCAATTTGCCAATAAAGAAACGATAACACAATGATATTATTTAGATATATACGATTACTTACAACAATATATATTATCTTAAACAAGGCATTATTAAATATAGATTTAATAATATAAATAAAAGTCAGTTACCCAAGATTGAAACTTATCAGTGTAATGACCTTCATTATGACGAATAATAAGCTCTTCTATATTACATCCAATGCAACTTTCACTTTGTCTTTGAAATGCTAACAATATTCGATGGTAGGGTTTGTCTGCGCTATCTTTGATATTCACTCGCTTGACAATATTCCACTCTTTTTTTTCTGCTATTTCAATAAATTGTTCACCAATAGCATAGGGCAACACAACACAAAATAAACCATCATCTGTAATAAGTGATTGCGCACTGTCCAATAATCCCTCATGCGTTAATGTTTTAGTATAACGAGCTTGTTCACGAACATCATTACGACAAGCAATTGCCGGCTCAAAATAAGGGGGATTACTGACAATTAAATCATACTTACCTTGTGTTTGTTCTGCATAATGATGAATATCACAATGATAAATATGAATTAATGAACACCATTGTGATGCTTGGGCATTGTCTGTAGCTTGTAATGCCGCATTTTCATCAAG
This genomic window contains:
- the rpoE gene encoding RNA polymerase sigma factor RpoE; amino-acid sequence: MSEQLTDQMLVEKVQNGDQNAFNLLVIRYQHKVASLISRYVPQGDVPDVSQEAFIKAYRAIGSFRGDSAFYTWLYRIAVNTAKNYLVAQGRRPPSNDLDASDVENFESPNALKEISNPENLMLSEELRRVVFHTIESLPEDLRVAITLRELDGLSYEEIAVIMDCPVGTVRSRIFRAREAIDNKVQPLIQEF
- the trmN gene encoding tRNA(1)(Val) (adenine(37)-N(6))-methyltransferase TrmN — its product is MNQKKVKKAGLRKGGFTFKQFFVAHDKCEMKVGTDGVLLGAWAPIENVKRALDIGTGSGLVALMLAQRANQIECIDGIELDENAALQATDNAQASQWCSLIHIYHCDIHHYAEQTQGKYDLIVSNPPYFEPAIACRNDVREQARYTKTLTHEGLLDSAQSLITDDGLFCVVLPYAIGEQFIEIAEKKEWNIVKRVNIKDSADKPYHRILLAFQRQSESCIGCNIEELIIRHNEGHYTDKFQSWVTDFYLYY
- the rseA gene encoding anti-sigma-E factor RseA; the protein is MQKEKLSAFMDGEVLDKELMGTIARDDSMKETWQRYHLIRDTMRGDVGEVVHFDIASRVALALENEPVRISPEQQREQQPAPSQWRQHSFLQTLRPWASQLTQIGVAACVSLAVIVGVQQYNGKNGSEDFQVDTPVFNTQPIMGSGAPVSLNLQNDTLGKDQQTRLQERNQRLGLMLQQYELDRRIYNAPQNEAPANEQGVTQPVAAQQ